A genomic region of Desulfosarcina ovata subsp. ovata contains the following coding sequences:
- a CDS encoding type II toxin-antitoxin system Phd/YefM family antitoxin, which translates to METVNIHYAKTHFSKLLLRVNAGEEIIIAKSGKPFAKLVPLEPVSRRTPGIVDGSVSDAFFEPLPEEELQHWE; encoded by the coding sequence ATGGAAACAGTCAATATTCACTATGCGAAAACCCACTTTTCAAAATTGTTGCTCCGGGTAAATGCCGGTGAAGAGATTATTATTGCCAAATCAGGAAAGCCTTTCGCCAAGCTGGTGCCCCTAGAGCCCGTTTCCCGGCGAACACCAGGTATTGTCGATGGATCTGTATCAGACGCTTTTTTTGAACCATTGCCGGAAGAAGAGCTTCAACATTGGGAATGA
- a CDS encoding type II toxin-antitoxin system VapC family toxin, producing MILDTHIFLWWLFDDPKLPRQIESHIADVKNPIYISAASVWEIATKYRLGKLPDASKVAENVPEWIFKAGFQPLAITPEHAQLAGSWKNVHRDPFDRMLAAQSKIEKMALASVDKAMTSFPIDIFGVNG from the coding sequence ATGATATTAGACACACATATCTTTCTCTGGTGGCTTTTCGATGACCCAAAGCTGCCAAGGCAAATCGAATCACACATTGCAGACGTCAAAAACCCTATTTATATCAGTGCCGCGTCTGTTTGGGAAATTGCCACGAAATACCGATTGGGTAAGCTGCCTGACGCTTCTAAAGTTGCCGAAAATGTTCCTGAATGGATATTCAAGGCAGGATTTCAGCCGTTGGCGATCACACCCGAGCATGCCCAGCTGGCTGGCAGCTGGAAAAACGTTCACAGAGATCCTTTTGATCGCATGCTGGCAGCTCAATCAAAGATAGAAAAAATGGCTTTGGCTAGTGTTGACAAGGCGATGACCAGCTTCCCGATTGATATTTTTGGCGTGAACGGTTGA